The Gymnogyps californianus isolate 813 chromosome 5, ASM1813914v2, whole genome shotgun sequence genome contains a region encoding:
- the TMEM216 gene encoding transmembrane protein 216, whose protein sequence is MPGVGGRLAVRPGCAAGRRSGAGSGVQRGRTVPRPPPLPPSPHGRLAPAGRQRSSAPLQVLLFLNGWYSATYFLLEAFVFVYKVLLLPYPFTNLVLDVVLLFLYLGTEATRIFFGSKGNLCQRKVPLSISLALTIPAAVMAAYYLLLQTYALRLEAILNAILLLFYAVELLLGVLALVSFSSVDSY, encoded by the exons ATGCCGGGAGTCGGTGGGAGGCTGGCGGTGCGTCCCGGCTGCGCGGCGGGAAG GcgcagcggggccgggagcggggtTCAGCGGGGCCGGACCGtgccgcgccccccccccctccctccctcccctcacgGCCGCCTGGCTCCCGCAGGCCGCCAGCGCTCCTCGGCCCCGCTGCAGGTCCTGCTTTTCCTCAACGGGTGGTACAGCGCTACCTACTTCCTCCTGGAGGCCTTCGTCTTCGTGTACAAAG tgctgctgctgccgtaCCCCTTCACCAACCTGGTGCTGGACGTGGTGCTGCTCTTCCTCTACCTCGGCACTGAGGCCACTCGCATCTTCTTCG GGTCCAagggcaacctgtgccagcggAAGGTGCCGCTCTCCATCAGCCTGGCCCTGACCATCCCGGCTGCCGTGATGGCGGCCTAttacctgctgctgcagacctACGCCCTGCGCCTGGAAGCCATCCTCAAcgccatcctcctcctcttctacgccgtggagctgctgctgggcgTCCTCGCGCTGGTCTCCTTCTCCAG CGTGGATTCGTACTGA
- the LOC127016556 gene encoding lysosomal membrane ascorbate-dependent ferrireductase CYB561A3 gives MLDLPFLPFCVLLGGLGFVCVAFVSAWCQHWRGGFALDGSAQMFNWHPVLMVTGMVVLYGAAALVYRLPPAWSGPKLPWKVLHGVLALAAFGLAVLGLVAVFRFHNDHGTPNMYSLHSWLGLVTVLLFSCQWLAGFSAFLLPWAPTWLRALYKPVHVFFGSTILLLSVASCVSGINEKLFFSLKNGTTEYKRLPAEAVFANLLGLLIVLFGVLVLGALARPSWKRPDADSPDSCQPLLTAER, from the exons ATGCTGGATCTGCCCTTCCTGCCCTTCTGCGTCCTCCTGGGCGGCCTGGGCTTCGTGTGCGTGGCCTTCGTGAGCGCCTGGTGCCAGCACTGGCGCGGCGGCTTCGCCTTGGACGGCAGCGCCCAGATGTTCAACTGGCACCCGGTGCTGATGGTGACGGGCATGGTGGTGCTGTACGGCGCAG CGGCCCTGGTGTACCGCCTGCCCCCCGCCTGGAGCGGCCCCAAGCTTCCCTGGAAGGTGCTGCACGGCGTCCTGGCCCTGGCAGCCTTCGGCCTGGccgtgctggggctggtggccGTCTTTCGCTTCCACAACGACCACGGGACGCCCAACATGTACTCGCTGCACAGCTGGCTGGGGCTGGTCACtgtgctgctcttctcctgccAG tggCTGGCCGGCTTCAGTGCCTTCCTGCTGCCCTGGGCTCCTACCTGGCTCCGTGCCCTCTACAAACCCGTCCACGTCTTCTTCGGCtccaccatcctcctgctgtccGTGGCCTCGTGCGTGTCAGGCATCAACGAGAAGCTCTTCTTCAGCCT GAAGAACGGGACGACTGAGTACAAGCGCCTGCCCGCTGAGGCTGTCTTTGCCAACTTGCTGGGGCTCCTGATCGTCCTCTTTggggtgctggtgctgggcGCCCTGGCCAGGCCGAGCTGGAAGCGCCCCGACGCCGACTCCCCGGACTCTTGCCAG CCCCTGCTCACTGCCGAGCGCTGA
- the PPP1R32 gene encoding protein phosphatase 1 regulatory subunit 32, translating to MLDIPQPPLPPGPPGRQGVALQDSPTMASACPFVCPRAKLLLQDSPAAGLGTVSPSAKACTGGSADLMNFYATSYAVAHGQPHFRPHLGHHTSTGYVSNNQSAISCLLCPCSAAEGHCQDTATSTAAEHFKPLWLPDGQSLLPRHIHQPGSGYLQESSLSCLRTGAVSPQQTRFLQDPPKTSREHGTESCRAGPAQPDVLQKTTIGTKEQSGFTRATPRSNSILPALPGQPLGISITTTDYLPSVRSHGGETLPVLPAGSERGSGFSREVPGCVGTAGLPAVGHPIPLISRGLQAPRVTQASRLGQQGAGRKEPSGFTTNHGQYVTPHPTLSPTVPARCWRDPTWTARPVGGIQPQRPSGFSTNNRPTGLGDIVGHLPA from the exons atgTT GGATATTCCACAGCCACCCCTGCCTCCGGGCCCTCCGGGCAGGCAGGGAGTTGCTCTCCAGGACAGCCCAACCATGGCGTCTGCCTGTCCGTTTGTCTGTCCCCGTGCGAAGCTCCTGTTGCAGGACTCGCCTGCCGCGGGGCTGGGCACCGTCTCCCCCTCAGCGAAGGCATGCACCGGGGGAAGCGCTGACCTCATGAACTTCTACGCCACGAGTTACGCGGTGGCCCATG GCCAGCCGCATTTCCGTCCCCACCTCGGCCACCACACCAGCACCGGCTACGTGTCCAACAACCAGTCGGccatctcctgcctgctctgcccgTGCAGTGCAGCAGAGGG CCACTGCCAGGACACTGCCACGTCCACCGCCGCTGAGCACTTCAAGCCCCTCTGGCTCCCCGACGGTCAGAGCCTCCTGCCCCGGCACATCCACCAGCCGGGGAGCGGGTACCTCCAAGAGTCCTCCCTTTCCTGCCTCCGCACTGGGGCGGTGAGCCCCCAGCAGACGCGGTTCCTCCAGGACCCCCCCAAAACATCCAGGGAGCACGGCACCGAGAGCTGCCGCGCCGGTCCTGCCCAGCCAG ATGTCCTGCAGAAGACGACCATCGGCACCAAGGAGCAGTCGGGATTCACCAGGGCCACGCCGAGGAGCAACAGcatcctgccagccctgccaggccaGCCC ctcGGCATTAGCATCACCACGACGGATTACCTGCCTTCTGTGCGAAGCCAC GGTGGCGAGACACTCCCGGTGTTGCCGGCGGGCTCCGAGAGAGGCAGCGGGTTCAGCCGGGAGGTGCCGGGCTGCGTGGGCACGGCG GGCTTGCCCGCGGTGGGCCACCCCATCCCGCTCATCTCCCGAGGGCTGCAGGCACCCCGAGTGACCCAGGCCAGCCGTCTGGGACAGCAGGGTGCTGGCAGGAAG GAACCGTCGGGGTTCACCACTAACCACGGCCAGTACGTGACCCCCCACCCGACCCTGTCCCCCACAGTCCCAG CTCGGTGTTGGCGGGATCCAACCTGGACGGCGAGACCCGTGGGAGGCATCCAGCCCCAGCGCCCCAGCGGCTTCAGCACCAACAACCGCCCCACCGGGCTGGGGGACATCGTCGGCCACCTCCCGGCATAG
- the CPSF7 gene encoding cleavage and polyadenylation specificity factor subunit 7 — translation MSEGVDLIDIYADEEFNQDSEFSNADQMDLYDDVLAASSQPPESRTSSSEAPPEIRQEPSPKPNSKSPAILYTYSGLRNKRAAVYVGSFSWWTTDQQLIQTIRSVGVYDVVELKFAENRANGQSKGYAEVVVASENSVHKLLELLPGKILNGDKVEVRLATRQNLSQFEAQARKRVPPRAHSRDSVDSVDGRATPTENALPPARVEKPPSVLPFFNRPPAALPLMGLPPPPMPPPPPLSSGFGVPPPPPGIHYQHLMPPPPRLPPHLAVPPPGAVPPALHLNPAFFPPPNAALGPPPDTYGKAMAPYNHSSRELGPPPPPVSEVEFEEIMNRNRAISSSAISKAVSGASAGDYSDAIETLLTAIAVIKQSRVANDERCRVLLSSLKDCLHGIEAKSYSTGASSSSSRKRHRSRERSPSRSRESSRRHRDLLHSEDRHEDYFQERNREHERHRDRDRERDRHH, via the exons ATGTCCGAAGGAGTGGATCTGATCGATATCTACGCCGACGAGGAGTTTAACCAG GACTCTGAGTTCAGTAATGCTGATCAGATGGACCTGTACGACGACGTGCTAGCAGCCAGCTCGCAGCCCCCCGAAAGCCGCACCAGCAGCTCGGAGGCACCCCCGGAGATCCGCCAGGAGCCGTCCCCCAAACCCAACAGCAAATCTCCCGCCATCCTGTACACGTACAGCGGGCTGCGCAACAAGAGAGCCGCCGTCTACGTGGGCAGCTTCTCCTGG TGGACGACTGACCAGCAGCTGATCCAGACCATCCGCTCCGTCGGCGTCTACGACGTAGTGGAGCTGAAATTCGCAGAGAACCGAGCCAATGGCCAGTCGAAAGG ATACGCAGAGGTGGTGGTTGCCTCTGAGAACTCGGTCCACAAACTCCTGGAGCTCCTGCCAGGCAAAATCCTCAACGGGGACAAggtggaggtgaggctggcaaCCCGGCAGAACCTGTCACAGTTCGAGGCGCAGGCTCGCAAAC GTGTGCCGCCGAGGGCCCACTCCCGGGACTCCGTGGACTCGGTGGACGGCCGTGCCACGCCGACGGAGAATGCCTTGCCGCCCGCCCGCGTGGAGAAacctccctctgtcctgcctTTTTTCAACCGCCCCCCCGCCGCTTTACCCCTCAtggggctgcccccgccgccgatgccgcccccgccgcccctctcCTCCGGCTTCGGCGTCCCCCCGCCTCCGCCCGGCATCCATTACCAGCATCTCATGCCCCCGCCGCCTCGACTGCCCCCCCACCTGGCTGTGCCACCCCCGGGGGCtgtccccccagccctgcacctcAATCCCGccttcttccccccacccaaCGCGGCCCTGGGTCCTCCACCGGACACCTACGGCAAGGCCATGGCCCCCTACAACCACAGCAG CCGGGAGCTcggcccgccgcctccccctgTGAGCGAAGTGGAGTTTGAGGAGATCATGAACAGGAACCGGGCGATCTCCAGCAGCGCCATTTCCAAGGCCGTGTCCGGCGCCAGCGCAG gcgATTACAGCGACGCCATCGAGACCCTCCTCACGGCCATCGCCGTCATCAAGCAGTCCCGCGTCGCCAACGACGAGCGGTGCCGCGTCCTCCTCTCGTCCCTCAAAGACTGTCTGCACGGCATCGAAGCCAAGTCCTACAGCACCGgcgccagcagcagctcctccag gaaaagaCACCGATCTCGGGAGCGCTCTCCCAGCCGGTCCCGCGAAAGCAGCCGGCGGCACCGGGACCTGCTCCACAGCGAGGATCGACACGAGGACTATTTCCAGGAGCGGAACCGGGAGCACGAGCGACATCgggacagggacagagagagggacCGGCACCACTGA
- the TMEM138 gene encoding transmembrane protein 138, protein MLQTSNYSLVLFLQFLLLFYDLFVNSFSELLRTAPAVQLVLFIIQDIAILFNVIIIFLMFFNTFVFQAGLVNLLFHKFKGTILLSAAYLALSISFHVWVMNLRWRDSSRFVWTEGLQTLFVFQRLAAVLYCYFYKRTAVHLGDPLFYQDSLWLRKEFAQFRG, encoded by the exons ATGCTCCAGACCAGCAACTACAGCCTGGTGCTGTTCCTGCagttcctcctgcttttctacGACCTCTTTGTCAACTCCTTCTCGGAGCTGCTCCGCACGGCCCCCGCCGTCCAGCTCGTCCTCTTCAT CATCCAGGACATCGCTATTCTCTTCAACgtcatcatcatcttcctcaTGTTCTTCAACACCTTCGTTTTCCAGGCCGGGCTGGTCAACCTCCTCTTCCACAAGTTCAAGGGGACCATCCTGCTGTCGGCGGCCTACCTGGCGCTCAGCATCTCCTTCCACGTCTGGGTTATG AACCTGCGCTGGCGGGACTCCAGCCGCTTCGTGTGGACCGAAGGCCTGCAgaccctttttgttttccagcgCCTGG CGGCCGTGCTCTACTGTTACTTCTACAAGAGGACGGCGGTGCACCTGGGTGACCCCCTCTTCTACCAGGACTCGCTCTGGCTGCGCAAGGAGTTTGCGCAGTTCCGCGGCTGA
- the SDHAF2 gene encoding succinate dehydrogenase assembly factor 2, mitochondrial, protein MAAAAARARLCSLPGRALCRHILGPVSLQRGYRGDSPTDSGKDVLEIPLPPWQERPDEPLETKRARLLYESRKRGMLENCILLSLFAKENLNRMSEQQLNLYDRLINEPSNDWDIYYWATEAKPTPAEFENDVMAMLREFAKNKKREQRLRQPDLEYLFEPPR, encoded by the exons atggcggcggccgcggccAGGGCCAGG ctctgctccctgcccgggCGGGCTCTGTGCCGGCACATTTTGGGGCCAGTGAGCCTGCAGCGTGGCTACCGCGGGGACTCTCCGACGGACTCAGGGAAGGACGTGCTGGAGATCCCCTTGCCCCCCTGGCAGGAGCGTCCCGACGAGCCGCTGGAGACCAAGAGAGCCCGGCTGCTGTACGAGAGCCGGAAGAGGGGGATGCTGGAGAACTGCATCCTGCTCAG CCTCTTTGCGAAGGAGAACCTGAACCGTATGAGCGAGCAGCAGCTGAACCTCTACGACCGGCTCATCAACGAGCCCAGCAACGACTGGGACATTTACTACTGGGCCACAG AAGCGAAGCCCACGCCGGCCGAGTTCGAGAACGACGTGATGGCCATGCTGAGGGAGTTTGCCAAGAACAAGAagagggagcagaggctgcGGCAGCCGGACCTGGAGTACCTCTTTGAGCCACCTCGCTGA
- the TKFC gene encoding triokinase/FMN cyclase, translated as MEVPKKLVNSVAGCADDALAGLVACNPGLRLLRGHRVVLRADLVAIRDRVALLSGGGSGHEPAHAGYIGKGMLTGVVAGAVFTSPAVGSILAAIRAVTQAGAAGTLLIVKNYTGDRLNFGLALERARAEGADVRMVVVGDDSAFAAPKKAGRRGLCGTVLIHKVAGALAEAGASLNEIVDRVSAATKAMGTLGLSLSPCSVPGSKPTFHLAGDEMELGLGIHGEAGVRRMKVLPADEAVETMLAHMTDPSNASHLPLSPGASVVLVVNNLGGLSCLELGIVAGAAVRCLESRGIHIARALVGSFMTALEMAGVSLTLMLVDEELVGLIDAETTAVAWPNLAAAPATSQRQEVPAPKEGPGTAQRETSTGPGAARVQLVLERVCSTLLDMQEKLNELDREAGDGDCGHTHARAAQAIQEWVRARPPPAAPAQLLSSLADLLLEKMGGSSGVLYGLFLTAAARPLLNRSDLPTWADAMDAGIEAMQRYGGAAPGDRTMLDSLCAAAQALHALRSPGADLLPVLTAAVESAEAAAEATRHMEAGAGRASYIGSAQLLQPDPGAVAAAAVLRAVLEGLRS; from the exons ATGGAG GTCCCCAAGAAGCTGGTGAACTCGGTGGCGGGCTGCGCCGATGACGCGCTGGCGGGGCTGGTGGCCTGCAACCCCGGCCTCCGGCTCCTGCGGGGACACCGGGTGGTCCTGCGTGCCGATTTGGTGGCCATCCGGGACCGGGTGGCTTTGCTCTCCGGGGGGGGCTCTGGCCACGAGCCTGCCCACGCAG GGTACATCGGGAAGGGCATGCTGACCGGCGTGGTGGCCGGTGCCGTCTTCACCTCTCCGGCCGTGGGCAGCATCCTGGCGGCCATCCGGGCGGTGACGCAGGCTGGCGCAG CCGGGACCCTCCTGATCGTGAAGAACTACACCGGGGACCGGCTCAACTTTGGGCTGGCGCTGGAACGGGCGCGGGCGGAGGGGGCCGACGTGcggatggtggtggtgggggacGACAGCGCCTTCGCCGCCCCGAAGAAAGCCGGGCGCCGCGGGCTGTGCGGCACCGTCCTCATACACAAG GTGGCGGGGGCCCTGGCCGAGGCGGGGGCGAGCTTGAATGAGATCGTCGACAGGGTGTCGGCGGCCACCAAAGCCATGG GTACCCTGGGTCTCagcctgtccccctgcagcgTCCCGGGGTCCAAGCCCACCTTCCATCTGGCTGGCGATGAGATGGAGCTGGGCCTGG GGATCCATGGCGAGGCGGGTGTGCGCAGGATGAAG GTGCTGCCGGCAGATGAGGCAGTGGAGACAATGCTGGCTCACATGACGGACCCCTCCAACgcctcccacctccccctgAGCCCCG GAGCCTCTGTGGTGCTGGTGGTGAACAACCTGGGCGGGCTGTcctgcctggagctgggcatCGTGGCCGGCGCGGCTGTGCGCTGCCTGG AGAGCCGAGGCATCCACATCGCCCGGGCCTTGGTGGGCTCCTTCATGACGGCGCTGGAGATGGCCGGGGTCTCCCTCACCCTCATGCTGGTGGATGAGGAGCTTGTGGGGCTGATCG ATGCCGAGACCACGGCCGTGGCTTGGCCCAACCTGGCCGCGGCGCCTGCGACGAGCCAGAGACAGGAGGTGCCGGCACCGAAGGAGGGACCAGGGACTGCGCAGCGTGAGACCAGCACGG GGCCCGGCGCAGCACGGGTGCAGCTGGTCCTGGAGCGGGTGTGCAGCACCCTGCTCGACATGCAGGAGAAGCTGAACGAGCTGGACCGTGAGGCAGGCGACGGGGACTGCGGCCACACGCATGCTCGGGCTGCCCAAG CCATCCAGGAGTGGGTGCGtgcccggcccccgccggcagccccagcccagctcctctcctccctggccgacctgctgctggagaagatgGGTGGCTCCTCCGGTGTG CTCTACGGGCTGTTCCTAACGGCGGCCGCCCGGCCCCTGCTCAACCGCAGCGATCTCCCGACGTGGGCTGACGCCATGGACGCCGGCATCGAAGCCATGCAGCG GTACGGAGGAGCTGCGCCGGGGGACAGGACGATG CTGGACTCGCTGTGCGCTGCGGCACAGGCTCTGCACGCCCTGCGCAGCCCCGGTGCCGACCTGCTGCCGGTGCTGACCGCCGCCGTGGAG AGCGCGGAGGCCGCGGCGGAGGCCACCAGGCACATGGAAGCCGGGGCGGGCAGAGCCAGCTACATCggctcagcccagctgctgcagcccgACCcgggggcggtggcggcggcggccgtgCTGCGGGCCGTGCTGGAAGGGCTGCGGAGCTGA